From one Triticum urartu cultivar G1812 chromosome 3, Tu2.1, whole genome shotgun sequence genomic stretch:
- the LOC125542994 gene encoding TSL-kinase interacting protein 1-like, giving the protein MKAPQQHRKPTDTEAKVKHGGDKLHCLKPGKYTNKSSGNIGAKCRREDGQLFTGSKIALKGGSFMEVPFSNSTNLSAQPLNYSKKMKLQFFPIDEAIQKVLQQEKHNPYLELTLAPRKKMSSVVQHLNTKWGRSSCAKGELMLFPYGARPDSLVGSEKWTVNDSCTAADVYVAVGSPSTFRLRYGWFEQQSSEESLAPVHSAEKTIGDKPSDHFVFPNKPSDPFEFPNKPLDPFEFPNKPSDPFEFPSKHSDPFEFPSKFTSPSDVCNTEQTVVDNQSKVTPLSWIDCISNISFGALLSQAVPSQDSKQPPLQNSSILQQIPATCDSFDAAIASLIAHQQTSNQPKVSNPSVWDAEETCHAFPRNQTSARMFSSAHGNSSAITSSILGAIPESDTDGNQRCSTEGRKEESTPQIPGLGNNDNVKPDEPMPESTGEPELGAFDSRLLSGTDSLGLSGLLANSLDAFPKFTVS; this is encoded by the exons ATGAAAGCTCCCCAGCAGCACCGTAAACCAACTGATACAGAAGCAAAGGTCAAACATGGTGGCGATAAGTTGCATTGCCTGAAGCCAGGGAAATATACCAACAAGTCATCAG GCAATATAGGGGCAAAGTGCAGAAGAGAAGATGGTCAATTGTTTACCGGCAGTAAGATTGCACTGAAGGGTGGTAGCTTTATGGAAGTACCATTTAGCAATTCGACAAACTTATCTGCTCAACCACTAAATTATTCTAAAAAGATGAAGCTTCAGTTTTTCCCAATAGATGAGGCGATTCAAAAGGTTCTACAGCAG GAGAAACACAATCCTTACCTGGAGTTGACCTTGGCTCCTCGAAAGAAGATGTCCTCAGTTGTGCAACATTTGAACACAAAATGGGGCCGTTCCAGCTGTGCAAAAGGCGAGCTCATGCTCTTCCCATATGGTGCTAGACCGGATAGCTTAGTTGGCAGTGAAAAATGGACTGTTAATGATTCTTGCACTGCTGCTGATGTTTATGTTGCTGTTGGCAGCCCTTCAACATTTCGCTTAAG GTATGGATGGTTTGAGCAACAAAGCAGCGAAGAATCTTTGGCACCCGTGCACTCTGCAGAAAAGACCATCGGTGACAAACCTTCAGATCATTTTGTGTTTCCAAACAAACCTTCAGATCCTTTTGAGTTTCCAAACAAACCTTTAGATCCTTTTGAGTTTCCAAACAAACCTTCAGATCCTTTTGAGTTTCCAAGCAAACATTCAGATCCTTTTGAGTTTCCAAGTAAATTTACCAGTCCATCCGATGTGTGTAACACAGAACAGACTGTGGTG GATAACCAAAGCAAAGTGACGCCTCTCTCATGGATAGACTGCATATCCAATATCAGTTTCGGAGCACTCTTATCACAGGCTGTACCCTCTCAAGACAGTAAACAACCGCCTTTGCAAAATAGCTCGATTCTCCAGCAGATTCCTGCTACGTGCGATTCATTTGATGCTGCTATTGCCTCCTTGATTGCTCACCAGCAAACAAGTAACCAACCGAAGGTCTCAAATCCATCTGTTTGGGATGCAGAAGAAACTTGTCATGCATTTCCCCGGAATCAAACTTCAGCCAGGATGTTCTCTTCAGCTCATGGCAACAGTAGTGCTATTACCTCGTCTATCCTGGGTGCAATTCCTGAGTCTGATACAGATGGCAACCAG CGTTGTTCTACTGAAGGCAGGAAAGAGGAATCAACCCCTCAGATACCAGGCTTGGGCAATAATGATAACGTGAAGCCAGATGAGCCAATG CCTGAATCGACCGGTGAGCCAGAGCTTGGGGCATTTGACTCTAGGCTTTTGAGTGGGACCGACAGTTTAGGTCTAAGCGGCTTGCTAGCAAACAGCTTGGATGCATTTCCGAAGTTCACTGTTTCGTAA
- the LOC125548022 gene encoding uncharacterized protein LOC125548022, whose protein sequence is MDGADIMRFQRQASCSCAPSMSRGYVRGGFDLDDDDFDDGHFDKAGVARHGRAPPAAASPRGCGTRLRGLWRKIVREKKRILLCSTGCVPVGGSSAAAAAREPYDAYSYAQNFDDGAAWVEPDNLSRSFSARFAVPSRVLQRVAV, encoded by the coding sequence ATGGACGGCGCCGACATCATGCGGTTCCAGCGGCAGGCCTCCTGCTCCTGCGCCCCCTCCATGTCCCGCGGCTACGTCCGCGGCGGCTTCGACCTCGACGACGACGACTTCGACGACGGTCACTTCGACAAGGCCGGCGTCGCCCGGCACGGGAgggcgccgcccgccgccgcgtcGCCGCGCGGGTGCGGCACGAGGCTGAGGGGCCTGTGGCGGAAGATCGTCCGGGAGAAGAAGAGGATCCTGCTCTGCTCCACCGGCTGCGTGCCCGTCGGGGGctcctcggcggcggcggcggcgcgggagccATACGACGCGTACAGCTACGCGCAGAACTTCGACGACGGCGCGGCCTGGGTGGAGCCCGACAACCTCTCGCGCTCCTTCTCCGCGCGCTTCGCCGTCCCCTCCAGGGTCCTGCAGCGGGTCGCCGTGTAG